The genomic stretch AGTCGCCGCAGCCGGGCAGTTCCTCCTTCTTCTCCGTGATGTTGTAGCCGAGCGCCTGCCACTGGGTGGCGAGGTAGGTGTTCCACTCGGCATAGTGGGCCTGATCCTCCGGCAGCTCGTCGTCCGCGTAGATGGCCTCCACCGGACAGGCCGGGACGCACGCGTTGCAGTCGATGCACTCGTCGGGGTGGATGACGAGGAAGTTGGGGCCCTCGTAGAAGCAGTCGACGGGGCAGACTTCGACGCAGTCCGTGTGCTTGCAGTTGATGCAGGGCTGGGAGACGACGTACGGCATAGTGCGGCGGGGTTACCGGAACCGGGTGAGGAGCGGCTAAGCTAGCGTCCACACCCCCTGCCCCCGGCCGTGTTCCATCGCTTCCTCCCCCTGATTCTCCTGACTGCCGCGCTGGCGGCGTCTGGTTGCGGCACGTCGAACCGTCTGGACGAGGTCTCGCTCGACGGCCGCCGCGTGGCCGTGACGGCCGCCATCCCGCCCGCGCCGCGCGTGCAGGCCGGGAGTCCCATCGAGTCGGGCATCGACCTGTACGACCCCATCGGGACGGCCGTCCGCGTGGGCACGTCGCTGGAGAAGCGGCGCCAGGCGCGCCGCGCGCAGGCCCGCCTCGACAGCGTCGTGGCCACGGTCGACGTGGCCGACCGGATCGCGCGCCAGTCGCTGGCGCGGACGGCCGAGTTGCTCCGCTTTGCGCCCGCCTCCCGTCCCGAGGCGGCCGACTTCGTGCTCGACCTCCGCATCGCCGACTATGCCCTCGTGGCCGACTCGTACGAGGGCGCCGTCTACTTCGTCCTCGTCGGCGACGTCCACCTGCTCGACGCGCAGACCGGCGCCCCGCTGTGGGACGCCGAGCTTCGCGAGCGCGAGGTGGTGGATCGGGTGCTGCTCGGGCTGCCGGTGTCGGTCGGCAACGTGTTCACGGGCCGGTCGCTGGCCGCGCTCTCGTCGGCCGAGATGGCGACGGGCCTCCGCCGCCTCGCCGACCTCGCCGCCGAACGCATCACCGACCGCCTCGCCGACGACTACGTCCGCTCGCGAGGCCGCTACCACGACCGGCAGACCGAGGCGGAGTAGGGCGAACCCCGGAGCCGGATGAAGACGACCGGCCAGTGGACCTTTCGGGTTTCCACCAGGGTCTCAGACATCCTTTCCACATTCCCCCTCTCAACATGGACGACCTCACCAACGACGCCCAGCGGAAGCTCCACAAGGAAGAAGCCGAAGGCCGCACCGAGCAGGCCAAGGGTGCCTTCGACGAACTCAAGGGCAAGGTCAAGAAGAACGTCGGCGACGCACTCGGCAACGAGAGCATGCAGGCCAAGGGCGCGGCCGAGGAGCTCGCCGGCAAGGCGCGCAAGACGGCGGGCGACGCCCACGCGGATGCGGCCGACACCGCCGAGGACGCGCTCGACAAGCTGACCTAGCGACCACCGCTTCCCTACGAGGCCGGGCACCAAACCGTGTCGGCCTCGTAGGTTGGGGGTTCACCTCCCCCACAGACCATGGATTTCAACAAGCTCAAGGACACCGCCGGCGGCCTCGCCAAGAACGTCGCCGACAAGGCGGGCGACGCCGCCGAGGGCCTCGCTGAGAAGGCCTCCGACCTCGCGCCCGACGCGGTCAAGGACCAGGCCAAGAACGTCGCCGACAAGGCCGCCAAGATGGCGGGGGACGTCGCCGACAAGGCCGCGGACAAGGCCACGGGCCTCCTCGGGAAGGCGGCGGACAAGCTGGGCGGCTAGCCCTCCTTCGCCAGATCCTCTGCGCCCCGGACGGCCTCAGTCGTTCGGGGCGCGGTACGTTCGGGCGTGTCTCGCGCTTCGCTCCGCGCCGCCGTCGCGGCCTACCCCCGTCCGTTCTGGATGCTCGTCGTGGGCACGTTCGTGAACCGGACGGGGCTCGTGGTGCTCCCGTTCCTGGCGCTCTACATGAGCGGCCCGCGTGCCTTCAGCGTGGCCCAGGCGACCGCCGCGGTGTCGATCTACGGAGCGGGGGCGTTCGCGGGCGGCTTCGTCGGCGGGTGGCTGTCGGACCGCGTCGGGCGGCGGCCGGTGCTGCTGGCGAGCCTCGGCGGCGCGGCGCTGCCGATGGCCGGCATCCCGTTCGTGGCGTCGTACGCGGCCGTGCTCGCGCTCGTGTTCGCCTTCGGCGTGCTGAGCGAGATGTACCGCCCCGCCGTGTCGGCCGCCGTGGCCGACCTCGTCCCCGAGGCACGGCAGCCGAGAGCGTACGCCATCGTCTACTGGGCCATCAACCTGGGCGCGGCCGTGGGGCCCGCGCTGGGCGGCCTGATCGCCGAGCGGTCCTACACCGGCCTGTTCGTGCTGGAGGGCGTCTCTCTGTTCGCCTACGCGGCCATCGTGCTGGTGTCGGTACCCGAGACGCGCCCGGCGGTGGCCGAGGGCGTGGTGCGCCCGCGCATCGACCTGCGGCCCGTCGCGCGTGACGGTGCGCTGGCAGCCCTCGCCGTCGTCGTGCTGCTGGTCGGGATCGGCTTCTACCAGCTGTTCACGTCGCTCCCGCTGGCGATGGAGGCCGACGGGCTGAGTGAGCGCTACTTCGGCTTCGTGGTCACGGTCAACGGCGCGCTGATCGTGCTGATCGGCCTGCCGGTGGCGGCGTGGGTGGGCGACCGAGCGACGCGGTGGCCTGTGCCGGTCGCGGTTGCGCTGGTCGCCATCGGGCTGGCGTTTCAGATCCCAGCCCACACGTTCGGCGCCTATGCGGCCTGCGCGATCATCTGGACGCTCGGCGAGATGGCGTTCCTGCCCGTCGTCCCGACACTGGTCTCGAAGCTGGCCCCAACGGACCTGCGCGGCTCCTACCAGGGCGTCTACCACGCGAGTTGGGGGCTGGCGAAGATGCTCGGCCCGGCGCTCGGCGGGCTCGTGTTCGCCGGGTACGGGTCGTCGGCGCTGTGGGGAGGCGCGGCCGCGCTGGTCGGCGGCGCAGCCGTGATCATGACCCTCCTCCTGCCGACGCTCCGGCGCCGATTCGGCGAGACCCGCGCGGCCCTCTAGAACCCCACGCGGAGACTCCCGCCGACGCGATAGCCGGTTAGCGCGGAGGCGGCGTCGGGCTCGATGAGGCCGAGGGTGTATGTGAAGCCGCCCCGGATCCGGGCGTTGGGGCCAATGGCGACGGTCGGCGTGACGCCGAGGTCGAGGAGCACCTGCTGCTCGGCGAGCGCGCCTGCCACGTCGCCGCTGGAGGCGTCATCGGACAGCGCCTCGATGGAGCCGTAGTAGCGGGCGCCGACGGAGAACGCCACCTCCAGGTCCTCCGGGCCGAACCCGAGGCCGAGCGCGACCTGGGCCTGCGACGGTCGGAGGTAGGTCACCGGCCGCTCGGCCGCACCGAGCGTGCCGTCGAACACCTGCCGGTAGCGTGCCATCAACTGGCTGCGCACCATGCTCCCGCCGACCGCGATCCGCATCATCGCCGCCGCCTTGTCGCCGGGGCTGAACGTCTCGCCGCGGTAGCCGTCCTCCCCGTACACCACGTAGGAGCCTTCGAGCGTGAACGACGCCGTCTCGCTCCCGGCGTCGAGGCCGACCGACAGGATGGTCTCGTTGGCCGGCGCATAGCTCGACGTATCACTCTCGAAGAGCGTGTACGGGGACCGCGAGGCGTACGCGACCCCTGCGCCCAGGGCCAGCCCGGTCCCCACCGGCACCGCGATCGCGAGTCCTGGCGAGACCACCGAGCCCTGCCCGAACGTGGGCAGGGCGAAGGCGAAGTCGTCGACGGCGAGGAGCGCGGAGGTCGCGAACTGGTCCTCGGTGAGCGCCGTCTGGCCCGTCGGCAGGCTCGCCGTCAGCGACAGGTCCACGATGGCCTGCCCGAGCGGGCGCTGATAGCCGATGCCGAGTTGGGTGTCGCCGAGGCCACTCAGCGACTCCAAGTCGTCCCCGCTGACCGACGCGTAGACCGTCCGCAGGCTCGCCGTGACGCCGGGAGCGAGTCGCCCGCCGAGGGTGACCGGCACGCTGAGCTGACTCACCGACTGCTCGTCGCCCGTCGAGTAAGTCTGCGAGACGAACCCGGCGTCCACCACGACGCGGGGCGCGGTCTGGGCAGACGCTCCGGCAGCAGCCAGGAGGGCGAGGAGGACGAAGGCGTGGCGCAGGGCGTTCATGCTAGCGGAGGCGCGTGACGCGCACGGCGGCAGTGCCCGCCTCGGTCGTGAGGCGGACGAGGTAGAGGCCCGCCGCGACCGGCCGGCCGGACGCGTCGAGGCCATCCCAGGAGGCGGCCGAGGTGCCCTCGGGCAGATCCAGAGCGAGCGAGCGGACCGTGCGACCGAGCGTGTCGACCACGTCGAGGCGGGCCGGACCAGGGGTCGACAGGCGGACTGGGAGCGTGACCGCTCCGGCGGTCGGGTTGGGGTGAGGGGCGCCGAGAGTCGGCGCCAAGACCTCGGGATCGACCACGGCGGCGGCCCCGGCGCGGACGGCGAGGCGCCGCGTCGGCACGTCGGCGAGGGTCTCTATGCGGACGCGCCCGTCAACGACCTCCAGCACGCGGCCCGTGTCGAGATCCTCCACCACGAGCCCGTCCGGCCAGTCGCCGAGGCGGTCCAGGCGGAGGTCCACGGCGGCCCCGGCGGGCGGCGTCACCGTGAGCGCCCACGTGGCAGCCTCGCGGGGCTGGAAGTGGCTGATCCAGTCCTCGCCGTCGGCGCGGGCGGCGAGGCGGAGGCTACCGTCGACCGGCGGCGGCTTGCGGAGGTCGGCCGGCGGACCGTCCAGCGGCGCGTCCGTCCCCTGGAGGCCGAGCGTCACCTCGTCCGTCGACGTGCCCGACACGGCCGTGACGCGTAGCGCAGCAGCCCCTGCTCCGGCCCGCGCCTGGACACGCTCTGACAGCGTCCGCTCGGCGACGGGCTGGCTGGGCGACGCACGGAACCGCAGCAACCCCGATGGGCCCGGATTGAACACGAAGTAGCCCTCCCACGGCTGGAGCGTCGCCTGCCCCCCGACGAACGAGCCGGTGAAGGCCACCGGGTCCTCGACCGCGATCGGCCGCCGCACGTCGTCCCAGGAGATCGAGAAGAGGAACGGGTTGCCGATCTGGTTCCAGCCGGTGCGCACCGGAATGGTAACGTCGGCCGCGAAGATGCCCCCCTTGCCGATGGTCACGCCCGTCGACAGCCCGCGGTCGATGTCGAACGTCCCACCAGAACTCGTGATCAGCCAGTAGCCCGCGCCGGGGCGGATGCGCTCGAACAGCTCCCCGTCGGGGATCGCATCCCGGTAGTCTTCCACGAGCGGGTCCCAGCGGAGCAGCCGCCACTGTGCCGGGTCGCCGGTCTCCCCGAAGTCGTCGCCGAAGACGTCGATGGGGGCGTCGCTGCCGAGGACGGCGGGCAGGCCGGAGTTCGCCCCCAGCACGAACGGCACCGACACCATCCGGTACTGCCGCCTCGGCAGATCCACGGCCGACGTGATCGCGGGCACCAGCACCGGGACCCGGAACGGGAACGCCTCGGGGTTCTGGAGCGGCTCGGTGAAGGTCTCGCCGTCGAGCACGTACGACGCGTAGACCTCCAGGCCGGAGGGCGGGATCTCATCGATCACCACGGTCCAGAACGCGTCCCCCTGGTCGACCCCCACGAACTCCTGATAGGCCGTCTCCCCGACCGCGCGGACGAAGAGTGAGGCCGACTCGGGGAGCGTTTCGAAGAACTGCGCCGTGACTTCGGCCGAGAGACCGACGACCGGGATCTGCGGGTCGAGGCGGATCTGGAGGGGAGCCTGCGCCCCGGCCGATGAGGCCAGCGCGACCAGGAGGGCGGCGAGCAGGAGCGGGCGGAGGGTCATGGGCGGTTGCCTCCCGACGGCGGGGTGGGCGGCGGAGGGGGAGGATCCGGGAGCGTGCCGAGGATGCCCGCGTCACTCCCCTCGACACCGGGCTCACGTGTCTCGGTGCCCGGGGTGACGTGCCCGCCGAGCGCGGCTCTCAGTTGGTCCGCACGGCGACCGACGAGCGAGGGACCGGCCAGAGGGACGGGGTCGATGGTGGCCGCCGCCGTGGCGGTCAGCGTGGGCGCGGCGGGGGCCGAGGTCGCGGCGGAGAGCGTAGCAGACGTGCCCCGGCTCCCGGCGAGCGAGAAGCCGGGGTCACGCTGGAGCGCCTCGCCGTAGAGCCGCCGCGCGCCGAGGAAGTCACCGTCGTCCTCCAGCAGCAGGCCACGGCTGTAGAGCAGGAATGCAACAAGGTCCGTAGTCGGCGCCTGGAGGAGCCGTACCGAGTCCGCCGCGGCGACGGTCACGCCGAGCGAGGACAGCACACCGAGTGTGATCGTCTTCTGGATCTGGAACAGGTCGGCCACGCCGCCCTCGGTGGTCTCCACGTCGCGCAGCGACCCCTCCCAGAGCGCGGACTCGATGCGGAGCGACTCGCCCTGCACGTCCACCTCACCGCCGACCAGCTTGTCGGCCCGGAGCAGCATCCCCATGCGCGGGGCGGTGGCCGGGTTGAGAATGCCGTCGCGGGCGAGGTTGTACTCGGCCAGGAGCGCCTGCAGCCGCGCCCGCTCGACGACGGTCAGCGAGCCGACCGAGGCGAGGTCGATGGCGAGGACCTCGGCGAGGCCGCGCCCGAGGGCGGCGTACTCGGCATTGTCGCCGCGGTACGCGAACGGCAGCACGCCGACGGCGCCCGTCCCGGCGGCCGTGGTGACCGAGTCCTCGACGGTGAGCGCCGTCGCGAACTCGCGCTGGAGGCGCGCGCGGACGAGCCCGTCCAGGCGGCCCCGCAGCGAGTCGCGGTAGACGTCTCCGGCGGCGACCGAGAGGTAGCGCGCGTAGGCGTCCTCCGCCTCGGCGGTCTGGCCGAGGGCCTCGTGGACGAGGCCTGTGAAGTAGAGCGTCTGGCCGTCGCGCGGCGCGAGCGCGAGCGCCCGCTCGAAGGCGCCGAGCGCAGGCCCGTACGCTTCCTCGACGGCCAGCAACGCGCCGAGGTCGCGGAGCGCCTCGATGTCGCCGGGGTTTTCGAGCACGCGCGTTTCCAGGTCGGCGCGGGTCGGCACGACACCGACGGTGGGCCCGGCGCAGGCCGCCAGCCCGAGGGCCAGCCCGAGGAGGCCAGGGACGAGACGGGTCACAGAGCGAGGGGGCGTGGGGGGCGGACGTGCGGCGTGACGGTCATCGGGAGTTGGCGGCGACGAGGGGCACGACGCCCTCGTCCATGCGGAGTTGGGCGGGCTCGTAGTCCGGGTCCAGCGAGAGCGCCAGCTGGTACTGCTCCAGCGCGGCGCCGTAGTCCTCGGTCTCTTCCAGGGCCAGCCCGCGAGCGTAGGCGATCACGGCGTCGAGCGACTCGGCGGCCTGCGAGGTCGGCGCGGCGGGCAGGCGGGCGTCCACCGCCTCGGCGACGAGTTCGCTGAGGCACGACACGAGCGCGTCGAACTGGTCGGCACGGCCCTCAACGCGCTCGCCCATCAGGATGCGGCCGGTCTCGACGTCCACGACCCGAGCCGTCAGGAGCATGTTCTCCCCGGACTTGATGTAGGTCCCGAACACGACCTGGTCGGCGCCGAGGAGGCGGCCCGCCTCCCGGCCCGCAGCCTCGCCGGTCCCCAGCGACTGCTCGTCGAGGAGCCACTGCAGGCGGACGCGCTCGACCAGTTCCAGCTCGGTGGCGCCCCGCATCCGGTCGATCATGAGCGACGCGAAGCCGAGGCGGAGCGGGTCGACCTGCGCGTGATCGGTGATGGAGCCGTTCGTGAAGTCGGCGATGGCCAGCGTCCGCGCGCGATCCGTGCGGACGGCGTACGAGCCATCGGTATGGCGGCGAACCTCGTAGAAGGTCTCCAGCAAGGCCAGCGGCTCCACGTCCGGGTTCAGACGGACGACCGGGGGCTCGGTCTCGACAAGCCGCCGCAGCGCGTCGCCCGCCCCGGCGCGGTCGCCCATCGCGAGCCGCGTCCGCCCCAGCATCCGCAGCGCGACGCGACGCACCGGGTCGCCCGCGGATCCGGCGACGGCGTCGAACTGGCTCGCCGCGGCCTCAAAGTCGGCGCCGCTGTACGCGACCATGGCGGCGTCGAGGGCCGCGCTCTGGCCGCGCACGTCGGAGTAGTTGGGCTCGACGGACGGCGGATCGGGTGCCGGCGGCGGAGCCTGCGCGGTCGTCGTCGTGCGCGGCGCGTCACACGCCGCGATTCCGGCGGACGAGCCGGACATCGAGGAGGTGGCGCCGGAGCCGCCGCAGCCGGCCAGCACGAAGCCAGCGAGCGCGAGGGCCGAGAGGAAAGCCGGGAAGCGTGTCATGCGAACGGAGTGCTTAGTTGGCCGACCGGATCTCGAAGGCGAGAGGCACCGGCGGCAGGGGGTCTGGCGAGAAGCGCGGCGGCACGTCGACGGTCATCATGTCCTGACCCACGACCTCGTAGCCGCGGCGGCGGACGATGATGGTGTGGCGCCCGACGGGCAGCGTCACCTGCGTCGGCGTCTGGGCTCCCGGCTGGCCGTCCACCACGACGGTCATCCAGGCGCCCTCTGCGCCGGTGGTGGTCACGCGGACGACCCGAGACGGCGCGTAGCACCGGACGGCCGACCGCTGGCCGGCGGTCACGGTCACGCGCGTCGTTTCAGAGAGCGGGCCCGCCTGACAGCGGGCGGTGTAGGTGCCGGGACTCATCTCCCGGCTCCCCCCTGACATACTGGAACCGTCGAGGGAAAGCGTCACCCCGGCGTCCATCGTCACATCGACGGTCCCCATGCGCGCGGGCGCGGGGCCGGTGCTCTGCAGGGGAGGGGACGGCTGCTGGACCTGTGGCGGAGGCTGCGATTGCGTCTGCTGCGGCATCGGCTGCGCGATGGGGCCAGACTGGGCGACGGGAGTGTCGGTGGGCGGCGGCGGCGCCGTTCCGGCCTGCACCGCGACGGTCTGCGGCGGGGGGGGCGCGGGATCGAACGTGGGCAACACATCGACGGTGAGCGTCGTGTCGAGGCGCGTCGAGATGACGCGGAGCGTGTGGTGGCCCGTCCCGAGCGACAGCCGCGTCGGCAGGGGCACCGCCTGGGTGCCGTCCACGAGCACCGAGGCGGGCTCGGCCGTGCCGTCCCAGAACGCCGACACGTCGACGGCCTGGTCGGGCGTCGCGCAGGCGACCCGCCGCTCGGCGCCGCGACCCACCTCCACCTCGGTCGTCGCCGAGGCGCCGTGGGCCACGCACAGGACCTCGTGCGTGCCGGGGCTCACGTCGACCTCGCCGGCGACCGGCTCCCCATCAAGGAAGTAGGTGACCTCGGCGAGAGGGACGAGGGTGAGCGTGGAGGTCCGCGTCAGCCACCAGCCGAGGGCCAGCAGCGCCAGCACGCCGGCCGCGATCCCACTGAGGATGGCGGGCGACGGGCGACGGCCCGAAGCGGGCGAGGTCGGGGCCGTGTCGGGGGCCTGCCTCGGGGGCGGGACGACCGGTGGCGGCGGGGGCGGCATCCGGGTCCGCGTCGGCGCGGCGTCGTCGCCGACGCCCGCGAGCGCCTCGCGCATCTCCGCCGCGGAGGCATAGCGCCGGTCGGGATCCTTTTCGAGCGCCCGCATGAGCGCCGTCGCCACCTCAGGCGGCACACGGTCGTCGAACGCGGTCGGCGCCGGAAACTCGTCCTCCACGATGGCGCGCATCATGGTGAAGTCGCCCCCGTCGCGGTCGAACGGGAGGCGCCCGACGAGCGCCTCGTAGGCCGTCAGGCCCAGCGAGAAGAGGTCGCTGCGGTGGTCCAGCGTCGGCAGCGAGCGGACCTGCTCGGGCGACATATAGGCCAGCGTCCCCGCCACGGCCTGCGTCCGCGTCGCGTCACCGTCGGACTGGAGGCGGGCGAGGCCGAAGTCGGTCAGCTTGACCGTGTCGTCGGTGGTCAGGAGCACGTTGCGCGGCTTGATGTCGCGGTGCACCACGCCGACCGTGTGGGCGGCCTCCAGTCCGAGCAGCATCTGCCGAAGCAGCGGCCAAAGCGTGGCCCACGGCATCGGCCCGTCGGCCATCCGGTCGTGGAGGCTGCCGCCGTCGACGTACTCCATCACGATGAACAGCCCGTGCTCGGTCTCACGCAGCGCCATCACGCGCACGATGTGGGGGCTGGCCACGCGCGCCATCGCCCGCGCCTCCGTCCGGAAGCGGCGGACGAACGAGGCATCGGTCGTCATCCCGGCCGTGATCGACTTCAGCGCGACCGGGATGCCGAGCGCGGTGTCCTCGGCTCGGTACACCACGCCCATGCCGCCGCGCCCGAGCACGCCCTGGATGTGGTACTCGCCCACGCGGGCGCCGATCAGCGGGTCGGAGGGAGGAGAGGCGGCGCTCATGCAGTCACGGAGTTGAAAGGGCCGGAGAGAGTGGACAGGACGGAGGAGAAGGCGCTTTCC from Rubrivirga sp. SAORIC476 encodes the following:
- a CDS encoding ferredoxin family protein, which gives rise to MPYVVSQPCINCKHTDCVEVCPVDCFYEGPNFLVIHPDECIDCNACVPACPVEAIYADDELPEDQAHYAEWNTYLATQWQALGYNITEKKEELPGCGDSNDATEEDILTWEGAE
- a CDS encoding CsgG/HfaB family protein, producing MTRLVPGLLGLALGLAACAGPTVGVVPTRADLETRVLENPGDIEALRDLGALLAVEEAYGPALGAFERALALAPRDGQTLYFTGLVHEALGQTAEAEDAYARYLSVAAGDVYRDSLRGRLDGLVRARLQREFATALTVEDSVTTAAGTGAVGVLPFAYRGDNAEYAALGRGLAEVLAIDLASVGSLTVVERARLQALLAEYNLARDGILNPATAPRMGMLLRADKLVGGEVDVQGESLRIESALWEGSLRDVETTEGGVADLFQIQKTITLGVLSSLGVTVAAADSVRLLQAPTTDLVAFLLYSRGLLLEDDGDFLGARRLYGEALQRDPGFSLAGSRGTSATLSAATSAPAAPTLTATAAATIDPVPLAGPSLVGRRADQLRAALGGHVTPGTETREPGVEGSDAGILGTLPDPPPPPPTPPSGGNRP
- a CDS encoding FlgD immunoglobulin-like domain containing protein, which codes for MTLRPLLLAALLVALASSAGAQAPLQIRLDPQIPVVGLSAEVTAQFFETLPESASLFVRAVGETAYQEFVGVDQGDAFWTVVIDEIPPSGLEVYASYVLDGETFTEPLQNPEAFPFRVPVLVPAITSAVDLPRRQYRMVSVPFVLGANSGLPAVLGSDAPIDVFGDDFGETGDPAQWRLLRWDPLVEDYRDAIPDGELFERIRPGAGYWLITSSGGTFDIDRGLSTGVTIGKGGIFAADVTIPVRTGWNQIGNPFLFSISWDDVRRPIAVEDPVAFTGSFVGGQATLQPWEGYFVFNPGPSGLLRFRASPSQPVAERTLSERVQARAGAGAAALRVTAVSGTSTDEVTLGLQGTDAPLDGPPADLRKPPPVDGSLRLAARADGEDWISHFQPREAATWALTVTPPAGAAVDLRLDRLGDWPDGLVVEDLDTGRVLEVVDGRVRIETLADVPTRRLAVRAGAAAVVDPEVLAPTLGAPHPNPTAGAVTLPVRLSTPGPARLDVVDTLGRTVRSLALDLPEGTSAASWDGLDASGRPVAAGLYLVRLTTEAGTAAVRVTRLR
- a CDS encoding MFS transporter, with amino-acid sequence MSRASLRAAVAAYPRPFWMLVVGTFVNRTGLVVLPFLALYMSGPRAFSVAQATAAVSIYGAGAFAGGFVGGWLSDRVGRRPVLLASLGGAALPMAGIPFVASYAAVLALVFAFGVLSEMYRPAVSAAVADLVPEARQPRAYAIVYWAINLGAAVGPALGGLIAERSYTGLFVLEGVSLFAYAAIVLVSVPETRPAVAEGVVRPRIDLRPVARDGALAALAVVVLLVGIGFYQLFTSLPLAMEADGLSERYFGFVVTVNGALIVLIGLPVAAWVGDRATRWPVPVAVALVAIGLAFQIPAHTFGAYAACAIIWTLGEMAFLPVVPTLVSKLAPTDLRGSYQGVYHASWGLAKMLGPALGGLVFAGYGSSALWGGAAALVGGAAVIMTLLLPTLRRRFGETRAAL
- a CDS encoding CsbD family protein is translated as MDDLTNDAQRKLHKEEAEGRTEQAKGAFDELKGKVKKNVGDALGNESMQAKGAAEELAGKARKTAGDAHADAADTAEDALDKLT
- a CDS encoding serine/threonine-protein kinase translates to MSAASPPSDPLIGARVGEYHIQGVLGRGGMGVVYRAEDTALGIPVALKSITAGMTTDASFVRRFRTEARAMARVASPHIVRVMALRETEHGLFIVMEYVDGGSLHDRMADGPMPWATLWPLLRQMLLGLEAAHTVGVVHRDIKPRNVLLTTDDTVKLTDFGLARLQSDGDATRTQAVAGTLAYMSPEQVRSLPTLDHRSDLFSLGLTAYEALVGRLPFDRDGGDFTMMRAIVEDEFPAPTAFDDRVPPEVATALMRALEKDPDRRYASAAEMREALAGVGDDAAPTRTRMPPPPPPVVPPPRQAPDTAPTSPASGRRPSPAILSGIAAGVLALLALGWWLTRTSTLTLVPLAEVTYFLDGEPVAGEVDVSPGTHEVLCVAHGASATTEVEVGRGAERRVACATPDQAVDVSAFWDGTAEPASVLVDGTQAVPLPTRLSLGTGHHTLRVISTRLDTTLTVDVLPTFDPAPPPPQTVAVQAGTAPPPPTDTPVAQSGPIAQPMPQQTQSQPPPQVQQPSPPLQSTGPAPARMGTVDVTMDAGVTLSLDGSSMSGGSREMSPGTYTARCQAGPLSETTRVTVTAGQRSAVRCYAPSRVVRVTTTGAEGAWMTVVVDGQPGAQTPTQVTLPVGRHTIIVRRRGYEVVGQDMMTVDVPPRFSPDPLPPVPLAFEIRSAN